One genomic window of Halanaerobium saccharolyticum subsp. saccharolyticum DSM 6643 includes the following:
- a CDS encoding pyruvate, water dikinase regulatory protein, producing MDKDKMVAYIISDCTGKTAKNLMESASGQFPDHEIDMKTFTFVRSIEEIDEILKKAKKENAVIAYTFVKSEMRTHLNQLAESYGLKYVDMMEKPLNIISERFNTAPKEEFALKYQLDEAYFDRIEAMEFTLQFDDLNESKGYEEADIVLVGVSRTSKTPLSVHLSYLGYKTANVPLVPEVDVHPSVLENKDDKVVGLTIDPKLLNDIRIERLKRMGLGDDATYAAKERIDKEFEYADSIMEEIGCPVIDVTDKNIEETAVEVLSYFED from the coding sequence GTGGATAAAGATAAAATGGTTGCGTATATTATTTCTGATTGTACTGGTAAAACAGCTAAGAATTTAATGGAATCAGCTTCTGGACAATTTCCTGATCATGAAATTGATATGAAAACATTCACATTTGTGCGTTCAATTGAAGAAATTGATGAAATACTAAAAAAAGCTAAAAAAGAGAATGCAGTAATTGCTTATACTTTTGTAAAAAGTGAAATGAGAACTCATCTAAATCAACTTGCCGAAAGTTATGGCTTAAAATATGTGGATATGATGGAAAAACCATTAAATATTATATCCGAAAGATTTAATACTGCCCCCAAAGAAGAATTTGCACTTAAATATCAATTAGATGAGGCATACTTTGATCGTATAGAAGCTATGGAGTTTACACTCCAATTTGATGATTTAAATGAATCTAAAGGATATGAAGAAGCTGATATTGTATTAGTTGGGGTTTCTAGAACTTCTAAAACTCCCCTTTCAGTGCATTTATCATATCTTGGTTATAAAACAGCTAATGTACCTTTGGTGCCGGAAGTGGATGTACATCCTTCGGTTTTAGAAAATAAAGATGATAAAGTTGTTGGTTTAACTATAGACCCTAAACTATTAAATGATATTCGTATTGAAAGATTAAAGAGAATGGGTCTTGGTGATGATGCTACTTATGCTGCCAAAGAAAGAATCGATAAAGAATTTGAGTATGCAGATTCCATTATGGAAGAAATAGGCTGTCCTGTTATAGATGTTACAGATAAAAATATCGAAGAAACTGCCGTTGAAGTACTTTCATATTTTGAAGATTAG
- the glyS gene encoding glycine--tRNA ligase subunit beta, translated as MAKNLIFEIGTEEMPAASMKRFREDYYKTAEKIFENNNLKYDELNVYSTPRRLVLAVDSLAETQEDNKEIVRGPAANIAFDDGGNPTKAGEGFARGQGVAVEELVEKDGYLYAEKVEKGKKTAEILPDILKKIVDQVPLPKAMRWGSVKMEFIRPIKWLLILFGQEQLDIEIAGVESSNYSIGHRFLSDGKIEVNDVENYFDLLKEGSIIVKQENRKKLIKEQIADLELSGEAVIKDSLLEEVIDLIEFPTAFKGSFSEEYLKLPAEVLITAMEKHQRYFPVMNDDSKLQAEFIGVRDGGSDYLDEVIAGNEMVLKGRLDDAQFFFAEDQKYGFLNRTEDIKDIVFQKDIGSVYQKVEKLQKITAQLAEILDYESQRKEMAVRAAELCKNDLATEMVNEFANLQGLMGKEYALIEGEAQETAEAIFEHYLPRFAGEELPETKSGTVLSMAEKLFNLSSHFLLGNIPSGSQDPFALRRQATGLLRIILDNKLKINVDQIIKLTMEIVEINLENLDNAASELKEFIKQRLDNLLSEENVRYDIINAVININDHDLLDIYQRAHKLMNFRSENSKLFIDLIRGLVRAKNISEKAENKLEIDAGLLVEDEEKELYKAVNQRESEIKRFFNSGQYQKGLYLLVELKEYIDDFLDSVMVMVDDQEVKNNRLALLACISELMSEVMNIEEIALD; from the coding sequence ATGGCAAAAAACTTAATTTTTGAAATTGGAACTGAAGAAATGCCTGCTGCTTCAATGAAGAGATTCAGAGAAGATTATTATAAAACAGCAGAAAAAATATTTGAAAATAATAATTTAAAATATGACGAATTGAATGTTTATTCTACTCCTCGTAGACTAGTTTTAGCTGTCGATTCTTTAGCTGAAACGCAGGAGGACAACAAAGAAATAGTTAGAGGTCCAGCCGCAAATATTGCCTTTGATGATGGTGGAAATCCGACTAAGGCAGGAGAAGGTTTTGCACGTGGTCAGGGGGTAGCTGTAGAGGAATTAGTAGAAAAAGATGGTTATTTATATGCTGAAAAAGTAGAAAAAGGTAAGAAAACAGCAGAAATTTTACCTGATATTTTAAAGAAAATTGTAGACCAAGTTCCTTTACCAAAAGCAATGCGCTGGGGCAGTGTAAAAATGGAATTTATAAGACCAATCAAATGGCTGCTTATTTTATTTGGTCAAGAACAGCTCGATATAGAAATAGCAGGAGTTGAAAGTTCTAATTACAGCATAGGCCATCGATTTTTAAGTGATGGTAAAATAGAAGTTAATGATGTTGAAAATTATTTTGATTTGCTAAAAGAGGGATCAATAATTGTCAAACAGGAGAATCGCAAAAAACTAATTAAAGAACAGATTGCTGACTTAGAGCTGTCTGGTGAGGCAGTTATTAAAGATTCTTTATTAGAAGAAGTAATTGATTTAATTGAATTTCCAACTGCTTTCAAAGGAAGTTTTTCTGAGGAATATCTAAAATTGCCAGCAGAAGTTTTAATTACGGCAATGGAAAAACATCAGCGCTATTTTCCAGTGATGAATGATGATTCTAAGCTTCAGGCTGAATTTATTGGTGTTCGTGATGGTGGTAGTGATTATCTTGATGAAGTTATTGCTGGGAATGAGATGGTTTTAAAAGGTAGATTAGATGATGCTCAGTTTTTCTTTGCTGAAGATCAAAAATATGGATTTTTAAATAGAACTGAAGATATTAAAGATATAGTTTTTCAGAAAGATATAGGTAGTGTCTATCAAAAAGTAGAGAAATTACAGAAAATAACAGCTCAACTTGCTGAAATTTTGGATTATGAGTCACAAAGAAAAGAAATGGCAGTTCGAGCGGCTGAGCTTTGCAAAAATGATCTTGCTACAGAAATGGTTAATGAATTTGCTAATTTGCAGGGCTTAATGGGTAAAGAATATGCTCTTATAGAAGGGGAAGCTCAGGAAACTGCAGAAGCTATTTTTGAACATTACTTGCCTCGTTTTGCTGGGGAAGAATTACCAGAAACAAAAAGTGGAACTGTACTTTCTATGGCTGAAAAATTATTTAATTTAAGCAGTCATTTTCTATTGGGGAATATTCCAAGTGGTTCTCAAGATCCCTTTGCATTACGAAGACAGGCAACTGGTTTACTTAGGATCATTCTTGATAATAAATTAAAAATCAATGTTGATCAGATAATCAAATTAACAATGGAAATTGTAGAAATTAATTTAGAAAACTTAGACAATGCTGCTTCCGAATTAAAAGAATTTATTAAGCAGCGTCTTGATAATTTACTGTCAGAAGAAAATGTCAGATATGATATAATAAACGCTGTTATTAATATTAACGATCATGACTTGCTTGATATTTATCAAAGAGCTCATAAGTTAATGAATTTTAGATCAGAGAATTCAAAACTATTTATAGATTTAATTCGAGGTCTAGTTCGTGCTAAGAATATTAGTGAAAAAGCAGAAAATAAATTAGAGATTGATGCAGGACTATTAGTAGAGGATGAAGAAAAAGAACTATATAAAGCAGTTAATCAAAGAGAGTCAGAAATAAAGAGATTTTTTAATTCTGGCCAGTACCAAAAGGGCTTGTACCTACTGGTAGAGCTTAAAGAATATATTGACGATTTTCTAGATAGTGTTATGGTTATGGTAGATGATCAAGAAGTTAAAAATAATCGTCTGGCTCTACTAGCTTGTATTTCAGAATTAATGTCAGAGGTCATGAATATTGAGGAAATAGCCTTAGATTAA
- a CDS encoding glycine--tRNA ligase subunit alpha codes for MNFQEIIFSLDKFWSDQGCVIEQPYDIEVGAGTMSPSTFLRSLGGEDWNTAYVQPCRRPTDGRYGDNPYRLQRYFQYQVIMKPSPDNIQEIYLDSLKALGIDPKKHDIRFVEDNWESPTLGAWGLGWEVWLDGMEITQFTYFQQVGGFKADPVTVEITYGLERIAMYLQEVENVYDLTWVEGVKYKEIYHQNEVEQSKYNFEVADIDRLFQMFDIYEAEAENSLAAELALAAYDYTLKCSHTFNLLDARGAISVTERTRFIKRVRKLAHQCAASYLNSGDQE; via the coding sequence ATGAATTTCCAGGAGATTATTTTTTCATTGGATAAATTTTGGAGTGATCAGGGATGTGTAATTGAACAGCCCTATGATATTGAGGTTGGTGCAGGTACTATGAGCCCCTCTACATTTTTGCGTTCATTAGGAGGGGAAGATTGGAATACTGCTTATGTACAGCCCTGTCGTCGACCAACAGATGGTCGGTATGGGGATAACCCTTACCGTTTGCAGCGTTATTTTCAGTATCAGGTAATTATGAAACCCTCTCCAGACAATATTCAAGAAATTTATTTAGACAGTTTAAAAGCATTAGGTATTGACCCTAAAAAACATGATATTCGTTTTGTAGAAGATAACTGGGAATCTCCAACACTTGGAGCCTGGGGTTTGGGCTGGGAAGTATGGTTGGATGGTATGGAAATTACCCAGTTTACATATTTTCAACAGGTAGGTGGATTTAAAGCTGATCCTGTAACTGTAGAAATAACTTATGGTTTAGAAAGAATAGCCATGTATTTACAGGAAGTTGAAAATGTATACGATTTAACTTGGGTTGAAGGCGTAAAATATAAAGAAATATATCATCAAAATGAGGTTGAACAATCTAAATATAATTTTGAAGTAGCAGATATTGATCGGTTATTTCAAATGTTTGATATTTATGAAGCAGAAGCTGAAAATTCACTGGCAGCAGAATTAGCACTGGCTGCTTATGATTATACTTTAAAATGTTCACATACTTTTAATCTTTTAGATGCCAGAGGAGCAATTAGTGTAACTGAAAGAACAAGATTTATCAAAAGAGTTAGGAAATTGGCTCATCAATGTGCGGCCAGTTATTTAAACTCAGGAGATCAGGAGTGA
- the recO gene encoding DNA repair protein RecO — protein sequence MATFETEALVLKQFDLGESDRLITLYTREKGKLKAVARGARKGNKSRSGLVLPFSYHNFILYQGKSLAKINHIESIAMNSKLREDLDYMAYASVVSEYIERAGLEDEADQALFSLLVIILEKMAQADREELLFYLTVFKAKLLLLLGVKPEIESCTVCGEKVNLNGSTPLSVEEGGSICKNCFNNNNKYTLFSLNEMRALYKVTFAEISQLKAAQFSANILEKINEITEKFLIYHLDLKPKSLTFLHTIRKMNN from the coding sequence GTGGCAACTTTTGAGACAGAAGCATTAGTCTTAAAACAATTTGATTTAGGTGAGTCAGATCGCCTGATAACTTTATATACCAGAGAAAAAGGTAAATTAAAGGCAGTAGCTAGAGGAGCCCGGAAAGGAAATAAATCTCGTTCCGGACTTGTGCTGCCATTTAGTTACCATAATTTTATTTTATATCAAGGGAAATCACTGGCTAAAATAAATCATATTGAGTCTATAGCTATGAACTCTAAGTTAAGAGAAGACTTAGACTATATGGCTTATGCCAGTGTTGTTTCCGAATATATAGAACGGGCCGGGCTGGAAGATGAAGCTGATCAGGCTCTTTTTTCACTTTTAGTTATTATTTTAGAAAAAATGGCCCAGGCAGATAGAGAAGAATTATTATTTTATTTAACCGTTTTTAAGGCAAAATTACTTCTTTTATTAGGAGTAAAACCAGAGATTGAGAGCTGTACAGTTTGTGGAGAAAAAGTTAATTTAAATGGATCAACTCCTCTTAGTGTGGAAGAGGGGGGATCAATTTGCAAAAATTGTTTTAACAATAATAATAAATATACTCTTTTTTCTTTAAATGAAATGAGAGCTTTATATAAGGTGACTTTTGCAGAAATATCTCAATTAAAAGCAGCTCAATTCTCAGCAAATATACTAGAAAAAATTAATGAAATAACAGAAAAATTTCTAATTTATCATCTTGACTTAAAACCTAAATCATTAACTTTTCTTCACACAATAAGGAAAATGAATAATTAA
- the deoC gene encoding deoxyribose-phosphate aldolase, with product MAIKPRDMAKMIDHTNLSPTATVDDIKKLCEEAKEHEFASVCVNPIYVPLAAKLLEESSVKVCTVVGFPLGANATEVKSYETRNAIKNGAQEIDMVMNIGAFKSGAYEIFKADIKSVVDATKKAGVSSDIIVKVILECCYLDEEEIVKACEIAKDAGVDFVKTSTGFGDYGARVEDVGVMRKTVGRDVGVKASGGIKNFEQALEMLDAGANRIGASSGVTIVTDDEE from the coding sequence ATGGCGATCAAACCTCGTGATATGGCTAAAATGATTGACCATACTAATTTGAGTCCAACTGCAACTGTGGATGATATTAAAAAGTTGTGTGAGGAAGCAAAAGAGCATGAATTTGCTTCAGTATGTGTTAATCCAATATATGTTCCGCTAGCTGCAAAATTATTAGAAGAAAGTTCAGTTAAAGTGTGTACAGTAGTGGGCTTTCCTTTAGGGGCAAACGCAACAGAAGTGAAATCATATGAAACTAGAAATGCCATTAAAAATGGTGCACAAGAAATTGACATGGTAATGAACATTGGAGCCTTTAAATCAGGTGCTTACGAGATCTTCAAAGCTGACATAAAGTCTGTTGTAGATGCTACTAAAAAAGCAGGTGTCAGTTCTGACATTATAGTAAAAGTTATTTTAGAATGCTGTTATTTAGATGAAGAAGAAATAGTAAAAGCCTGTGAAATTGCCAAAGATGCCGGTGTGGACTTTGTTAAAACTTCAACTGGTTTTGGTGATTATGGTGCTCGAGTTGAAGATGTTGGTGTAATGCGTAAAACTGTTGGAAGAGATGTAGGAGTTAAAGCATCTGGAGGAATTAAAAACTTCGAGCAGGCTTTAGAAATGCTTGATGCAGGTGCTAATCGTATCGGTGCAAGTTCTGGTGTTACTATTGTAACAGATGATGAGGAATAA
- the era gene encoding GTPase Era, with protein sequence MSYKSGFVTVIGRPNVGKSTLVNTLVGEKINIISPRPQTTRNSIKAIHTENDGQIIFIDTPGIHEPRNELDKFMQGEAYNSLDGIDVIIFILDGSTYWGKNDQLIYNQIKNSDQEILYVMNKIDKISNKELIKKQKDYSQKVGKEVIPISALNNRNTDNLLKEIFSNLPEGPQYYPEDMITDQIERFVFAEMIREKIFYLTREEVPYGVAVLVEEVKERDNDDYYIRANIYVEKKSHKGIIIGKNGKMLKKIGSSARKEIEDLMQTKVYLDLWVKVLKDWREKDNLLKRMGYK encoded by the coding sequence ATGAGCTATAAATCGGGATTTGTAACAGTTATTGGTAGACCAAATGTTGGTAAATCAACACTTGTTAATACATTAGTTGGAGAAAAAATTAATATTATATCTCCCAGACCACAGACAACAAGAAATAGCATAAAAGCAATTCATACAGAAAATGACGGACAGATTATTTTTATCGATACCCCAGGTATTCATGAACCACGGAATGAACTGGATAAATTTATGCAGGGCGAAGCTTATAACAGTCTTGATGGAATAGATGTAATAATTTTCATTTTAGATGGCAGCACTTACTGGGGCAAAAATGACCAATTAATTTATAATCAGATTAAAAATAGTGATCAAGAAATTCTTTATGTTATGAATAAAATTGATAAAATATCGAATAAAGAATTAATAAAAAAACAAAAAGATTATAGTCAAAAAGTAGGTAAAGAAGTTATTCCGATATCTGCTTTAAATAATAGAAATACAGATAATTTATTAAAAGAAATATTTAGTAATTTGCCTGAGGGTCCTCAGTACTATCCTGAGGATATGATAACAGATCAAATAGAAAGATTTGTGTTTGCGGAAATGATCAGAGAAAAAATATTTTATTTAACTCGAGAAGAAGTTCCTTATGGGGTTGCAGTATTAGTTGAAGAAGTTAAAGAAAGAGATAACGATGATTATTATATCAGAGCTAATATTTATGTAGAAAAGAAATCTCATAAAGGAATTATTATTGGTAAGAATGGTAAGATGTTAAAAAAGATTGGGAGTTCTGCTCGAAAAGAAATTGAAGATTTAATGCAGACTAAAGTCTATCTTGACCTTTGGGTTAAGGTTTTAAAAGACTGGCGTGAAAAAGATAATCTACTCAAAAGAATGGGTTATAAATAA
- a CDS encoding cytidine deaminase: MDQEIKEKMFEKAKKAQKNAYVPYSEFPLGAAVLTEDGSIYTGVNIENASFSLTNCAERSAIFTAVSKGKRKIKALLLVSSTKNPVPPCGACRQVIQEFADGEIEIIMMTEDGKEVTMTSTELLPGAFSKNNMVKNNEL; encoded by the coding sequence ATGGATCAAGAAATTAAAGAAAAAATGTTTGAAAAAGCAAAAAAAGCACAAAAAAATGCTTATGTACCATATTCAGAATTCCCTTTGGGGGCAGCAGTTTTAACTGAAGATGGTTCAATCTATACAGGAGTAAATATTGAAAATGCATCTTTTAGCCTAACAAATTGTGCTGAAAGATCTGCTATATTTACAGCAGTTTCAAAAGGAAAGCGTAAAATTAAAGCTTTGTTACTAGTTAGTTCTACTAAAAACCCTGTACCTCCATGTGGAGCCTGTCGTCAGGTTATTCAGGAATTTGCTGATGGAGAAATTGAAATAATTATGATGACTGAAGATGGTAAAGAAGTAACAATGACCAGTACAGAATTATTGCCTGGTGCTTTTAGCAAAAATAATATGGTGAAAAATAATGAGCTATAA
- a CDS encoding DUF3048 domain-containing protein produces MKSKLYVLLTLLFITLMLLTACSFGGEQPVEENEEITQKEELSEKEREEEIENIEEEYEEEIPETTNYENDYKMMSPFTGLGIDDIYYKRAVAVSIENSPAARPQSGLDQAEIIYEFMLEGGITRFLAIFWPKVPEKMGPIRSARPALIETSQFYDSLFIHAGASPRGFALLAVNDVLHLDQLYKSQYFWRSSKRLAPHNLYSGREPLKNYLDSLSEKEYQEQFDFLTASIISDFEKAENITIDYWGSYSVIYEYDSLDNNYLRFLNDKTNPHLVESDEQLKAKNIIVQHVKTSTIDDVGRQEIDLKSGGEMHLFRDGIVIKGKWERRNGRIVYLNSSGDEIEINPGQTWIQVVPNGTDINY; encoded by the coding sequence ATGAAATCAAAGTTATATGTATTACTAACTCTGTTGTTTATAACATTAATGCTTTTAACTGCCTGCAGCTTTGGTGGGGAACAACCAGTAGAAGAAAATGAAGAAATTACCCAAAAAGAAGAATTAAGCGAAAAAGAAAGAGAAGAAGAAATAGAAAATATTGAAGAAGAATATGAAGAGGAAATACCAGAAACTACAAATTACGAAAATGATTATAAAATGATGTCACCATTTACAGGATTAGGAATTGATGATATCTATTATAAACGAGCAGTCGCTGTTTCAATAGAGAATTCACCTGCTGCCAGACCACAAAGTGGCCTGGATCAGGCTGAAATAATATATGAATTTATGTTAGAAGGTGGAATAACAAGGTTTTTAGCAATTTTTTGGCCTAAAGTACCAGAGAAAATGGGTCCAATAAGAAGTGCTAGACCAGCTTTAATTGAGACTTCACAGTTTTATGACTCTTTATTTATCCACGCTGGGGCCAGCCCCCGAGGATTTGCACTGCTAGCTGTTAATGATGTTTTACATTTAGATCAACTTTATAAGAGTCAATATTTTTGGAGGAGCAGCAAAAGATTAGCACCACATAATCTGTATTCTGGCCGAGAACCCTTAAAAAATTATTTAGACAGTCTTTCTGAGAAAGAATACCAGGAACAATTTGATTTTTTAACTGCTTCAATTATTAGTGATTTCGAAAAAGCAGAAAATATAACAATTGATTATTGGGGCTCATATTCAGTGATATATGAATATGACAGTTTAGACAATAATTATTTAAGATTTTTAAATGATAAAACAAATCCTCATTTGGTAGAAAGTGATGAACAGTTAAAAGCAAAGAATATAATAGTTCAACATGTTAAAACTTCTACTATAGATGATGTTGGTAGACAGGAGATAGATCTAAAATCTGGTGGTGAGATGCATTTATTTAGAGATGGAATTGTTATCAAAGGTAAATGGGAAAGACGTAATGGGAGGATTGTTTATTTAAATTCTTCTGGTGATGAAATAGAAATTAACCCCGGACAGACATGGATTCAAGTAGTTCCAAATGGAACTGATATTAATTATTAA
- a CDS encoding hemolysin family protein has product MYLELSSLFILIFLSAFFSGSETAFMSVNRIKIKEKVQRGDEHAARVDKLLHNQTKLLTTILIGNNLVNIAASSIATALSIELFGSKGVGIATGVVTLLILIFGEITPKSLGNNHAIDYAKAASIPLYYLEIILSPFIYLFTKIVNLFVKDKSLISSAFLSEEEIRRFVDVSQREGVIKETEQEMIQSVFEFDDTLVKEIMIPRIDMVCIEKNASLTELIKMGVEKGHSRIPVFEESIDNIIGLIYIKDLLELLLKENGDVDIKQFVKPIYFIPEGKPINQLLSEMKERKEHMAVVVDEYGGTSGLITIEDLLEEIVGDIQDEFDLEKSYIEVVDDTTLMLDGRVDIEELNKYLEEPLIESDNYETVSGLILYYLNRLPVKGEKLELEDMTFIIESIIDNRIRKIKLISDQSIKFEEE; this is encoded by the coding sequence ATGTATTTAGAGTTAAGTTCATTATTTATATTAATATTTCTATCTGCCTTTTTTTCCGGTTCGGAAACAGCATTTATGTCTGTTAATAGAATTAAAATTAAGGAAAAAGTTCAAAGGGGAGATGAACATGCAGCAAGAGTTGATAAATTATTGCATAATCAAACTAAATTATTAACTACAATTCTTATCGGTAATAATTTAGTTAATATAGCAGCTTCCTCCATAGCTACTGCTTTATCTATTGAGTTATTTGGAAGTAAGGGAGTAGGAATTGCAACTGGTGTAGTAACTTTATTGATTTTGATTTTTGGTGAAATAACACCTAAATCTTTGGGAAATAATCATGCAATTGATTATGCAAAAGCAGCCTCAATTCCTCTATATTATTTAGAGATAATTTTATCACCATTTATTTATCTTTTTACTAAAATTGTTAATCTTTTTGTTAAAGATAAAAGTTTGATTTCTTCTGCCTTTTTAAGTGAGGAAGAAATAAGGCGCTTTGTTGATGTAAGTCAAAGAGAGGGTGTAATTAAAGAGACCGAACAGGAAATGATTCAGAGTGTATTTGAGTTTGATGATACTTTAGTTAAGGAAATTATGATACCAAGAATTGATATGGTATGTATAGAAAAAAATGCATCTTTAACTGAGTTAATAAAAATGGGAGTAGAAAAAGGTCATTCCAGAATTCCGGTTTTTGAAGAATCAATTGATAATATTATTGGTTTGATATATATTAAAGATTTATTAGAATTATTATTAAAGGAAAATGGAGATGTTGATATTAAACAGTTTGTTAAACCTATATATTTTATTCCAGAAGGAAAACCAATTAATCAATTATTATCTGAAATGAAGGAAAGAAAAGAACATATGGCAGTCGTTGTAGATGAATATGGTGGCACTTCTGGTTTAATTACAATTGAAGATTTATTAGAAGAAATTGTTGGAGATATTCAGGATGAATTTGATTTAGAAAAAAGCTATATAGAAGTAGTTGATGATACTACATTAATGCTTGATGGCAGAGTTGATATTGAAGAATTGAATAAATATTTAGAAGAACCATTAATAGAAAGCGATAATTATGAGACAGTAAGCGGTTTGATTTTATATTATTTAAATCGATTACCAGTAAAAGGAGAGAAATTAGAATTAGAAGACATGACTTTTATTATTGAAAGCATTATTGATAATAGAATTAGAAAAATTAAACTGATAAGTGATCAATCTATAAAATTTGAGGAAGAGTAA
- a CDS encoding diacylglycerol kinase, producing the protein MWILKTIESFNHAIAGLIHAIRTQKNMWIHLTAAIFVLSFSLLFDLSRVELSLVIIAISLVIFAELINTAVEIIIDILTQDYSFKARIAKNISAAAVVVAAGNAIFIAYLVFFKKAQELSLNLIFNLRHEPLHLIFINLFLIFILVITLKSIFSSGTPLRGGIISGHSALATSVVLIIWFLTESLIAFSLTLILAFLTAQSRLEAGTHSLKEIVLGALLGSTITILIFYFFRI; encoded by the coding sequence ATGTGGATTCTTAAAACAATAGAGAGTTTTAATCATGCAATTGCTGGTTTAATTCATGCAATTCGAACCCAAAAAAATATGTGGATTCATTTAACGGCTGCAATTTTTGTTTTATCTTTTAGTCTTTTATTTGATTTAAGTAGGGTAGAATTATCATTGGTTATTATAGCAATTTCGCTTGTTATTTTTGCTGAATTAATTAACACTGCTGTAGAAATAATAATTGATATTCTGACCCAGGACTATAGTTTTAAAGCAAGAATTGCTAAGAATATAAGCGCTGCAGCAGTAGTAGTTGCAGCCGGAAATGCAATTTTTATTGCTTATTTGGTGTTTTTTAAAAAAGCGCAGGAATTATCATTAAATTTAATATTTAATCTAAGACATGAGCCCCTTCATTTAATTTTTATCAATTTATTTTTGATATTTATTCTAGTAATTACTTTAAAATCAATATTTAGCAGTGGTACACCCTTAAGAGGTGGAATAATTAGTGGTCATAGTGCTCTTGCAACATCTGTGGTCTTGATTATTTGGTTTTTAACTGAAAGTTTAATTGCATTTTCTTTGACACTTATACTTGCTTTTTTAACTGCTCAGAGCAGGTTAGAAGCTGGAACCCATTCCTTAAAAGAAATAGTTTTAGGTGCTTTACTTGGTAGTACCATTACAATTTTAATTTTTTATTTTTTTAGAATTTGA
- the ybeY gene encoding rRNA maturation RNase YbeY, protein MLNVEFNNQQDDINIQDDILDLLEKVIITAAELEGYSGGEVSIAFVSNQQIKELNNKYRDKNEATDVLSFPIDDEMLGDIIISAQRAAEQSEEYAHSLKRELAYLTVHGMLHLFGYDHHSEEEKNEMRQKEERVLTQLGISRD, encoded by the coding sequence GTGCTTAATGTAGAATTTAATAATCAACAGGATGATATCAATATTCAAGACGATATACTTGACCTTTTAGAAAAAGTAATTATAACTGCTGCTGAATTGGAAGGTTATAGTGGGGGAGAAGTAAGCATTGCGTTTGTTAGTAATCAGCAGATAAAAGAACTCAATAATAAATATAGAGATAAAAATGAGGCTACAGATGTACTGTCGTTTCCTATCGATGATGAAATGCTTGGTGATATTATTATTTCAGCTCAGCGTGCTGCAGAGCAGTCAGAAGAATATGCTCATTCTTTAAAAAGAGAGCTTGCTTACTTAACTGTACATGGAATGCTGCATTTATTTGGTTATGATCATCATAGTGAAGAAGAAAAGAATGAAATGCGGCAGAAAGAAGAAAGAGTTTTAACTCAACTGGGTATAAGTAGAGATTAG